One window of the Zygotorulaspora mrakii chromosome 6, complete sequence genome contains the following:
- the SEC10 gene encoding exocyst subunit SEC10 (similar to Saccharomyces cerevisiae SEC10 (YLR166C); ancestral locus Anc_8.384), whose amino-acid sequence MNSIYELDSKWRKLLTSNNFLGGLTVNEFVEQLSRDHSIKGRSGSNAPKTAFESLDPKPYIRTFEFILKELNSLSGESSERKHQLAEQVSHQEIEHAQSVIALSANLKHMMGRYDQLDHQLTSVNQVVSPLGEKLEIAIRKKKAYIKSVELITQYHEFYANGGSSYLETLRLSSNWLKKTQAAILVKNLLVLAFKVETSSIKRTVEVAKLIEEYSEVMEKNLLESFNNAYRDNNFTQLNEIALILNQFNGGVNVIHSFINQHAYFIDSDQVHRDETTDIFLDEDFKQRLIDPSLHGVVFEKSMVQLLNDVERVVKNESKVVKRVFEERAPQVIQLFMQRIFAQKIEAKIDHLLAASQSLSNLAYVRMLHALYSLLGQFIKDLSEFFQLLEIDVDNVLTASLEQSYSELFSKYLYDRTKYFDVEKKSLETILFEKTANFNMKYERSTRSRALANRLTSSLENGLEINGLATTSSSKLSQLNSFFKSHIDKDRLGINRVNSLNRSNTLSNRDPNQSVISNQETADLSSTDDDGFNLQNADAMLKCVVESIARVMELASSKAGNYSFELLEVMLIGIVSSYVDTALEAAYSESSKSDVAKPQVIQLGFLRYISLSTDILSLTSASVKAIFLPLLNNSPAIKSKIVVITNNQITRCELLINITLEEVCRVILTKFSNCLAKQKKKDFSPKSQELLDHDTLPAVEIVGMLNSLYSQVTLYLKGENLVSFLEKIGEGLYSLLLDHYMKFQVSSAGGIIVTKDIIGYQTAIESWGIAALNEAFSTLRELANLFTVQSDLLDSLTKEGQLAEVSRDIISAYVSNREDFSQDSFIAGVRMNLKQHI is encoded by the coding sequence ATGAACTCTATATATGAATTAGATTCCAAATGGCGCAAATTGCTAACGTCGAATAATTTTTTAGGTGGCCTGACTGTTAATGAGTTTGTGGAACAACTAAGTAGAGATCATTCTATCAAGGGCCGAAGTGGATCGAACGCTCCAAAGACAGCTTTCGAATCGCTAGATCCCAAACCCTACATTAGAACGTTTGAGTTTATACTTAAAGAGCTGAATTCATTGAGTGGAGAATCCTCCGAAAGGAAACATCAGTTGGCTGAACAAGTTTCTCATCAAGAAATCGAACATGCCCAAAGCGTCATTGCATTATCAGCTAATCTGAAACATATGATGGGAAGATATGATCAACTCGACCACCAATTAACATCGGTGAATCAGGTGGTTAGCCCCCTAGGCGAGAAATTAGAGATCGCGAtcagaaagaagaaagcatACATCAAATCAGTTGAGTTAATTACACAATATCACGAATTTTATGCCAACGGTGGATCAAGTTATTTGGAGACATTAAGATTGTCATCCAACTGGCTAAAGAAAACACAAGCAGCAATTcttgtgaaaaatttattggTACTTGCGTTCAAAGTGGAAACTAGTTCAATCAAGAGAACGGTTGAAGTCGCAAAGCTTATCGAAGAATATTCGGAGGTCATGGAAAAGAATTTATTGGAAAGTTTCAACAATGCATACAGAGATAACAATTTCACCCAGTTGAATGAAATTGCGcttattttgaatcaatttaACGGAGGAGTTAATGTGATCCATAGTTTCATCAATCAGCACGCTTACTTCATTGATTCGGATCAAGTCCATAGAGATGAAACAACCGATATTTTCTTAGACgaagatttcaaacagAGATTGATTGACCCTAGTTTGCACGGTGTCGTTTTCGAAAAGTCTATGGTTCAGCTATTAAATGATGTTGAGAGAGTCGttaaaaatgaatctaAAGTGGTAAAAAGGGTCTTTGAGGAAAGAGCTCCACAAGTTATTCAGTTGTTTATGCAAAGAATATTTGCCCAAAAAATTGAGgcaaaaattgatcatCTGCTGGCAGCATCTCAATCACTATCGAATCTTGCTTATGTCAGGATGCTGCATGCACTCTATTCACTATTAGGTCAGTTTATCAAAGATCTATCagaatttttccaattacTCGAGATAGATGTAGATAATGTGTTGACCGCCTCACTTGAACAGTCCTATTCTGAACTCTTCTCGAAATATCTATATGACAGAACAAAATACTTTGacgttgaaaagaaaagtttagaaacaattctttttgagaaaacaGCGAACTTCAATATGAAGTATGAAAGATCAACACGTTCGAGAGCCCTAGCGAACAGGCTAACCAGTTCTTTAGAAAATGGCTTAGAGATAAATGGCTTGGCCACAACATCAAGCAGTAAACTATCCCAGCTGaacagctttttcaaaagtcaCATTGATAAAGATCGTTTAGGTATCAACAGAGTCAACTCGCTTAACCGCTCGAATACTTTAAGCAATCGTGATCCAAACCAAAGCGTGATATCCAATCAGGAAACAGCCGACCTAAGCTCGactgatgatgatggattCAATTTACAAAATGCAGATGCCATGCTGAAATGCGTAGTTGAATCCATAGCAAGGGTTATGGAGCTTGCATCAAGCAAAGCTGGAAATTATAGCTTTGAATTACTTGAAGTAATGCTGATTGGTATTGTTAGCTCTTATGTTGATACGGCACTGGAAGCAGCATACTCAGAATCATCTAAATCAGACGTCGCAAAACCACAAGTTATCCAGTTAGGCTTCTTGAGATACATATCTCTCAGTACAGATATTTTAAGCTTAACATCCGCATCTGTGAAAGCTATATTTCTGCCCCTATTGAATAACTCGCCAGCAATCAAAAGCAAGATCGTTGTGATTACGAATAATCAAATCACGCGATGTGAACTTCTTATAAACATAACTCTAGAAGAAGTATGCCGTGTAATACTAACAAAATTCTCCAATTGTTTGGctaaacaaaaaaagaaagactTTAGCCCTAAGTCGCAAGAGTTATTAGATCATGACACTTTGCCAGCTGTAGAGATTGTAGGAATGCTGAATTCACTTTATTCGCAGGTAACGTTATATTTGAAAGGAGAAAATTTGGTGTCATTTTTAGAAAAAATAGGGGAAGGACTGTACTCATTATTACTAGATCATTACatgaaatttcaagttAGTTCAGCCGGGGGTATTATTGTTACCAAAGATATAATTGGTTACCAGACCGCAATCGAATCATGGGGCATCGCTGCGTTAAATGAGGCTTTCTCCACATTAAGGGAACTAGCGAACCTGTTTACGGTGCAATCTGATTTACTAGATTCATTGACGAAAGAAGGTCAACTGGCAGAAGTAAGCCGGGATATCATTTCAGCGTACGTATCAAACAGGGAGGATTTCAGCCAGGACAGTTTCATAGCTGGCGTCAGAATGAATTTAAAACAAcacatttga